One Bombus pyrosoma isolate SC7728 linkage group LG9, ASM1482585v1, whole genome shotgun sequence genomic window carries:
- the LOC122570516 gene encoding peroxiredoxin-2-like, which produces MMTTFDPFLGGKIEQSDLCCGEQPQKPREPEVHVVPALSTTAPAWSGIAIIDLEMKEICLKDYKGKYLILLFYPYDFTFICPTEIIQFNDRVEEFNKLGCEVIAISTDSPYAHLAWIITPRKQGGLGEMKMPFLSDKNQNISRTYGVLNEKEGICLKGLFVIDRNQLIRHIAISEISMSRSVDETLRILEACEFIDEFGGVCPAGPREKLNDTSDKLNYFST; this is translated from the exons ATGATGACGACTTTCGACCCGTTTCTTGGAGGCAAAATAGAACAGAGCGACTTGTGTTGCGGCGAACAACCGCAAAAGCCGCGTGAACCAGAAGTACACGTGGTACCAGCGCTGTCTACTACAGCACCAGCCTGGTCAGGCATCGCGATAATTGActtagaaatgaaagaaatatgcCTGAAAGATTACAAGGGAAAATATCTGATATTGCTCTTTTATCCCTACGATTTCACTTTTATCTGCCCTACGGAAATCATACAATTCAATGATCGTGTTGaagaattcaataaattag GCTGCGAGGTAATTGCCATTTCTACGGATTCTCCGTACGCACATCTAGCATGGATCATTACACCCCGGAAGCAAGGTGGTCTGGGTGAAATGAAAATGCCCTTTCTATCCGATAAGAATCAGAATATATCGAGAACGTACGGAGTACtgaatgaaaaagaaggaatatgCCTTAAGGGACTGTTCGTCATCGATAGAAACCAATTGATTCGGCATATCGCGATCAGTGAGATTTCCATGTCTCGTTCTGTCGACGAGACTCTGAGGATCTTGGAGGCGTGTGAATTCATCGACGAATTTGGAGGTGTCTGTCCTGCGGGTCCAAGagagaaattaaacgatacaAGCGACAAGCTAAACTATTTTAGCACATAA